TGCCTCCTCACAGTGCGGCGCGCGGGTGCACGTGGTGTGGCTGGAGGGCTCGGGGCCCACGGGCAATGCGGTGGTGTACCGGCGGGGCACGCTGCCCGGGTCGCCCCTCTACTGTCTGCTGTTGCCGGAGTCCCGGTAGACGCAGCGGCCGAGGCTCCTCCCGGGGGAGTGGCCTCGGCTGGGCGGTCCGGCGGCCCGGGTGTACTCCGCCGGACCGTTGGCGTGCGGAATGGCGCGGCGGACGCCGGGCGTGCATGGCAGATTCGGCCCATGGCTCGCGACATCGTCATCTGGCCCCACAAGGTTCTCACCTCGCCCACGAAGCCCGTGACGGACTTCGGCCCCGCCCTCCAGAAGCTGCTGGAGGAGATGGCCGAGTCAATGAAGGAAGCAGAGGGCATCGGCATCGCCGCCAACCAGGTAGGCGAGCCGCTGCGCGTGGCGTTGGTGGGACGCGAGGACGGTACGTCCTTCGAAATCGTCAATCCGCAGGTGTTGGAGAAGAAGGAGCCCGTGTCCCTGGAGGAGGGCTGCCTGTCCGTCCCCCGGGAGTGGGAGAAGTGCCCGCGCTTCCACCGGGTGAAGGTGCGCTATCAGGACAGGACGGGTGAGTGGCACGAGCTGGAGGCGGAAGGCCGGCTCGCGCACGTGCTGCAGCATGAAATCGACCACCTGGACGGGCATGTCTTCGTGGACCACCTGTCCGGCCTCAAGCGCACGCTCATCCTGGACCGCATGAAGAAGCTGCAGAAGGTGAAGGCCCGGCAGAAGGACTAGGCTGGAAGCAGTACGGGGGGCACCATGGACACGCGGACCATTCCCGAGCGGGTAGCGACCTTCCGGGAGGGATACAGGCGCAGGTTCGTGGGCCCCCGCTACTCCGGGCGGGCGCACTTCGCCTTCACCAGCCTGGCGTCGCTGGCAGCCATCGGCTT
This DNA window, taken from Pyxidicoccus xibeiensis, encodes the following:
- the def gene encoding peptide deformylase, encoding MARDIVIWPHKVLTSPTKPVTDFGPALQKLLEEMAESMKEAEGIGIAANQVGEPLRVALVGREDGTSFEIVNPQVLEKKEPVSLEEGCLSVPREWEKCPRFHRVKVRYQDRTGEWHELEAEGRLAHVLQHEIDHLDGHVFVDHLSGLKRTLILDRMKKLQKVKARQKD